From Verrucomicrobiia bacterium:
TTCAACCAGGCCATCGCCGCAGCCGAACCGCGCCACCTCCTGAGCGGATTGGTCAAGAGCCTCGCCTTTGGCCTCACCGTCGCCGGCGTCGGATGCCTCCGCGGACTCCAGGCCTCCCGCGGCCCCAGCGCCGTCGGCACCTCCACCACCAGCGCCGTGGTCACCGCCATCCTCCTCATCGTCATCCTCGACGCCATCCTCGGAACCCTCTTCTACTTCCTCGGATTCTAGATGATGGCCCAGACCGCCGAACCGCCCATCGCCATCCAGGTCGCCGGCCTCACCGCCGGCTACGACGGCCTCACCCTCCTCCGCGAGGTCTCCTTCACCATCCGTCGCGGCGAGGTCTTCGTCATCCTCGGCACCTCCGGCTGCGGCAAGACCACCCTCCTCCGCAACATGATCGGCCTCGAAACCCCGCTCGCCGGCCGGGTCCTCATCGAAGGCGACGACCTCCTCGCCGCGCCGCCCGCCCGGCGGCGCCAAATCCTCCGCCGCTTCGGCGTGATGTTCCAGAACGGCGCGCTCTTCGGCTCCCTCTCCGTCCTCGAAAACGTCCGCCTCCCCCTCGAAGAGTTCACCCGCCTCGACGGGCCCACCATGGACCTCATCGCCCGCATGAAACTGCACCTGGTGGGCCTCTCCGCCGCCGCTGATCGCCTCCCCGGCGAACTCAGCGGCGGCATGCAGAAGCGGGCCGCCATCGCCCGCGCCATGGCTCTCGACCCCGGAATCCTCTTCCTCGATGAACCGTCCGCCGGTCTCGACCCCGTCACTTCCGCCGGCCTCGATGATCTGATTCTCGAACTCTCCGGCACCCTCGGTGTCACCTTCGTCGTCGTCACCCACGAACTCCAGAGCATCTTCGCCATCGCCTCACGGGCCATCATGCTCGACCGTGATACCCAGGGCATCCTCGCCACCGGGACACCCGCCGCCTTGCGCGACCAACCGCCCCACGACAAGGTGCGCCGGTTCTTCCGCCGCGAATCCGACCCTCCCCCTCCCCACCCCAGCCCGATCGCCGCCCCATGAGTTCCCGGGCCAACCACTTCAAACTCGGTCTCTTCGTCCTCGCCGGCCTTGGCACGGCGCTCCTCCTCCTCCTCCTCCTCGGGGTCGGCCGCACCTTCCGCCAGCCCCTGCTGGTCGAAACCTACCTCGACCAGTCGGTCCAGGGCCTCGAGGTCGGTTCCAAGGTCAAGTACCGCGGCGTCCATCTCGGCTCGGTCCACTCCATCGGGTTCTCCCGCGACCGGTACGAGATCGGTCGCCCCGCGGAACTCCAGCGCACCTACATCCTCATCGACGTCGCCGTCGCCGAGGATGCCCACCGCGCCAGCGGCCGCGAGGCGTTCCTCGATATGCTCAAGGCCGACGTCGCCCGCGGCCTCCGCTTCCGCCTCAACGCCCAGGGCATCACCGGCCTCTCCTTCCTCGAACTCGATTACGTCGATCCCTACCGCGCACCCCAGCTCGACGTCACCTGGACCCCCGAACACCTCTACATCCCCTCCGCTCCAGGCACCCTCACCAAACTCCTGTCCTCCGCCGAACAGGTCTTCCAAAAGCTCGAGGACGCCGATCTCGCCCTGCTCCTCAACAACCTCAACCGCGTCCTCACCACCGCCGAAGCCCAGATCCGCGACGCCCAGCTCGCCGACATCTCCCGCCAGGCCACCAACCTCCTCGCCGAACTCCGCTCCTCCAACACCGCCCTCCACCGACTCCTGTCCCAACCCGACCTCCAATCCCTCCCCACCTCCCTCACCCGCACCGTGGAGGACCTCCGCCACAAGATCGAATCACTCGACCTCAACGCCCTCTCCACCCGTCTCGACCGCGTCCTCACCTCCGCCGACACCTTCTTCGCCGGCAAGGAAACGGACCTCGCCGCCACCCTCGACCATCTCCGCGCCATCACCGCCAACCTTCGTGCCCTCTCTGAAATTGCCCGCCTCCATCCCTCCAGCCTGATTCTCGGCGCCCCCCCCAAACCCCTTCAACCCGCCCCATGAAGCACCGACAGCCCTCCCGTCGCGCCTTTGTCGGCGCCACCCTCCTCCTCCCCTGGGCCGTCGGCTGCCGTCTGCAACGTCCCCCCCTCGCCCCCCGCACCTTCGTCCTCGATCCCCCCGCCCCCGCCGCCTCCGTCGTCCAGACCGGCTCCGGTGTCCTCCTCGTCCGCCCCTTCCGCGTCGCCCCGGCCTTCGAGGCCCGCCCCTTCGTCATTCGCCTCGCCGACAACGAATACGCCACCGACGCCTACCACCTCTTCCTCCTTCCCCCGACCACCCTCCTCACCGAAGCCTGGGCCCGATGGTTCCGCGAAACCGGCCGCTTCGACCACGTCACCACCGGCGGCAGCCAGGCATCCGTCACCCACGTCCTGGAAGGGGAGATCACCGAACTCTACGGCGATTACCGCGACCCCGCCCAACCCCGCGCCCGCATCGCCATGGAACTCCGCATCTTCCATCCCTGGCAGGGCCCCGCCTCCCCCGTCCAATGGCGGCACCGCGCCTCCCAGTCCGTGCCGCTCCCCCGTGCTGGCGCGGATGAACTGGTCGCCGGCTGGAACGAGGCCCTCGCCGCGGTCGCCCACGCCGTCGCCGCCGACTGGCCCGCCGACTGATACCTCCCCCCATCGCAAACCCCTTCCCACGTCTCTTCCGCCGAAAGTCGGATGGTCCGGAACCCTGCACCCGCCGGATGCTGTCGGTGTCATGAATCGACCCCACATCTGCACGCCTCCCGCAATCCGTCGCTTCGCCCCCGCCATGGCCGCCCTCGGCATCCTGACCGGCCTCGCGCTCACCCCGTCCCACGCCGTGGTCTTCGAGTTCACGGCCACCGTCAACTACCTCTTCGGTGACGTCTCGCTGCTCCCCCCAGGCATCACCCTCGACACCCCCCTCAACGGCTCCCTTCAATTCGATCCCGCCCGTGCCAGCCTGGACGGGAATCCAGGCAACCCGAAGGCCGGTACCTTCTACTTCATGGCCTCGGACGATTCGGCCTTCCGGCTCGCCCTCGACCTGGGAGGCAACACCCTCGCCAGCGTCCCCACCCCCTCGGCTCCCTTCAATCTAGTCACCGCCATCGACGACAACCCATACGACGCCGTCCAGTACTACACACCCAATCTCCGCTACAATGGGGGTGCCTTCCCCAATGGGATCACCACAGCGGACCTTCGACTCCAGTTCCAGGACAATTCCGGCACGGTCCTTGCCGACGATTCCCTCCCCACCCTCGTGCCGCTCCTCTCCCTCTTCCCCGACACCGCGATCCTCGCCTTCTACGGTGCCAATGCCCTCGGCGATTCCGTCGAGTTCCAGGCCCAGATCACCTCCCTCACCGCCGTCCCTGAACCCGCCGCCTGGACCGCCATCGCCGCCTCCCTCCTCGCCGCCTTCGCCCTCGCCCGATATCGCCGCCCGCCCCCCCCGGCTTCCTGACCACCTCAATGCACACGCCCACATTGTGCCAGCCCGGTTAACCGGTTAACATTAAAATGCCAGGCTTATTGAAGAACCAGTTAACAAAATCCTGCCCGTCTCATTATTTATTAAATCACCTACCCCCGGTCCCATGGTGCCAGTCCGGTAAAGGTCTACATCAACATCAATATGCCAGGCCTTTTATTTGACAGATCAGGTCAACATTTATTCCTCGGTCTCTTATTATTTGATGCGCCCCCACCCTCCCATTGTGCCATCCCAGTGACTTCCCGGTTCCCTTCTCCCCAGCAGCGTTGACTTCCCCGCCTGACCCGACACCGTGCCATCCACCCGACCCCTCCACGGCCTTCGCTCCTCCCTCCCGACTCGGATTGCCGCGTCAACAGGGCTGGCGAATCGCAACCCGAGCGGACGGACCCTGCCATGAAACCCATCCTACCCGTTCACTCATCCCCCACACCCTATCCCCCCCGCCACCCATACCCCTCCGGGCCCGCCGTTTCCGCCCTCCGGGCCCTGTTCGCACTGACCCTCCTCGCCGCCGCCCCAACCGCCCTCGCCCAACCTGGCTCCAAATGGCACATCGACTGGACCGATCACCCCGGCAACCCCATCGATCTCCAAAGTCCAGGCTCCCGGGCCTACATGCCCTACGTCCTCCACCGCCATGACTGGCCCGCCGCCACCCGCTTCCGGGTCTGGTACGACACCGAAAGCATCAATGGCATCGCCTTCTCCACCAGCGCCGACGGCATCGTCTGGTCCCCCGGCCAAGTGCTCTCCGGCATCAACACCGACGGTTCCTCCTCCAGCGGCCGCCCGGTCGTCCTCTACGATCCGGCCTGGGAGAAACCCT
This genomic window contains:
- a CDS encoding ATP-binding cassette domain-containing protein, whose protein sequence is MAQTAEPPIAIQVAGLTAGYDGLTLLREVSFTIRRGEVFVILGTSGCGKTTLLRNMIGLETPLAGRVLIEGDDLLAAPPARRRQILRRFGVMFQNGALFGSLSVLENVRLPLEEFTRLDGPTMDLIARMKLHLVGLSAAADRLPGELSGGMQKRAAIARAMALDPGILFLDEPSAGLDPVTSAGLDDLILELSGTLGVTFVVVTHELQSIFAIASRAIMLDRDTQGILATGTPAALRDQPPHDKVRRFFRRESDPPPPHPSPIAAP
- a CDS encoding membrane integrity-associated transporter subunit PqiC, encoding MKHRQPSRRAFVGATLLLPWAVGCRLQRPPLAPRTFVLDPPAPAASVVQTGSGVLLVRPFRVAPAFEARPFVIRLADNEYATDAYHLFLLPPTTLLTEAWARWFRETGRFDHVTTGGSQASVTHVLEGEITELYGDYRDPAQPRARIAMELRIFHPWQGPASPVQWRHRASQSVPLPRAGADELVAGWNEALAAVAHAVAADWPAD
- a CDS encoding MCE family protein — encoded protein: MSSRANHFKLGLFVLAGLGTALLLLLLLGVGRTFRQPLLVETYLDQSVQGLEVGSKVKYRGVHLGSVHSIGFSRDRYEIGRPAELQRTYILIDVAVAEDAHRASGREAFLDMLKADVARGLRFRLNAQGITGLSFLELDYVDPYRAPQLDVTWTPEHLYIPSAPGTLTKLLSSAEQVFQKLEDADLALLLNNLNRVLTTAEAQIRDAQLADISRQATNLLAELRSSNTALHRLLSQPDLQSLPTSLTRTVEDLRHKIESLDLNALSTRLDRVLTSADTFFAGKETDLAATLDHLRAITANLRALSEIARLHPSSLILGAPPKPLQPAP